In Dromaius novaehollandiae isolate bDroNov1 chromosome 2, bDroNov1.hap1, whole genome shotgun sequence, one DNA window encodes the following:
- the ZNF830 gene encoding zinc finger protein 830 gives MAAVGVGAGRKQVRQEELRRLMREKQRQNAGKKRIDSPFAKYNSLGHLSCALCNVPVKSELLWPTHALGKQHREKVAELKGTKQIATGSAASTSSHPVKRKNDAENTELKRAKGSDDKPHTSTSGLPADFFDETEQNGAKEQLSKGPGPSLLSGNYDDDDEEEEQEDHSNKSSVTHKTEIPPPTQEVIANSLPTDFFDSKTTAAPIVSHSGSIQKPEIQEKVVERKENTAEALPEGFFDDPEVDAKVRKVDAPKDQMDKEWDEFQKAMRQVNTISEAIVAEEDEEGRLDRQIGEIDEQIECYRRVELLRNRQDLMKEKFKEAMRLRSTQEKEDETIGSEDEEELQDLLSQDWRVKGALL, from the exons CGGCAGAACGCGGGCAAGAAGCGGATCGACTCGCCCTTCGCCAA GTACAACAGCCTGGGGCACCTGAGCTGCGCGCTCTGCAACGTGCCCGTCAAGAGCGAGCTGCTGTGGCCGACGCACGCGCTGGGGAAGCAGCACCGCGAG AAAGTTGCAGAGTTAAAAGGCACAAAACAGATAGCAACTGGTTCAGCTGCTAGCACATCATCTCATCCTGTCAAGAGAAAAAATGACgcagaaaatacagaattaaagagAGCAAAAG GTTCAGATGACAAGCCACACACATCTACATCTGG GCTACCAGCAGATTTTTTTGATGAAACAGAGCAAAATGGTGCAAAAGAACAGCTTTCAAAGGGTCCAGGTCCCAGTTTATTGTCAGGaaattatgatgatgatgatgaagaggaagaacagGAAGATCACTCAAACAAATCATCCGTTACACATAAAACTGAAATTCCACCTCCAACTCAAGAAGTAATAGCTAATTCTCTACCTACAG ACTTCTTTGACAGCAAAACTACAGCTGCACCTATAGTTTCCCATTCAGGATCCATACAGAAACCAGAGATACAAGAGAAGGTAGTTGAAAG gaaagaaaacacgGCTGAAGCTTTACCAGAAGGGTTCTTTGATGATCCTGAAGTGGATGCAAAA GTGCGAAAAGTTGATGCTCCAAAAGATCAAATGGACAAAGAATGGGATGAATTTCAAAAGGCGATGCGACAAGTCAACACA ATTTCAGAAGCAATAGTGGCAGAAGAGGATGAGGAGGGACGACTAGATCGTCAGATTGGAGAAATTGATGAGCAGAT AGAATGTTACCGCCGTGTTGAGCTGTTGCGTAATCGCCAGGATCTGATGAAGGAGAAATTTAAAGAAGCCATGAGATTAAGATCGACACAAGAGAAAGAGGATGAGACTATTGGTAGCGAAGATGAAGAAGAATTGCAGGATTTGCTTTCTCAAGACTGGCGGGTGAAAGGGGCTTTGTTGTAG